In Aliarcobacter faecis, a genomic segment contains:
- the ruvC gene encoding crossover junction endodeoxyribonuclease RuvC, translated as MKILGIDPGTRNCGYAVIEKSGRDLKLIEAGLIKIKTTVLQEQIVEMTEGIDLIFKTHKIDEVSVEDMFYAFNPKTVIKLAQFRGAISLKILQNYGNFAEYTPLQVKQAVTGNGKAAKEQVAFMVKKLLGIKKEIKPLDITDAIAIALTHAQRLKN; from the coding sequence TTGAAAATATTAGGAATAGACCCAGGCACACGAAATTGTGGTTATGCAGTTATTGAAAAAAGTGGAAGAGATTTGAAATTAATTGAAGCTGGACTTATAAAAATAAAAACAACAGTTTTACAAGAGCAAATTGTTGAAATGACAGAAGGTATAGATTTGATATTTAAAACTCATAAAATTGATGAAGTATCAGTTGAAGATATGTTTTATGCTTTTAATCCAAAAACTGTTATAAAACTAGCACAATTTAGAGGAGCTATCTCTCTTAAAATATTACAAAATTATGGAAATTTTGCAGAATATACACCACTTCAAGTAAAACAAGCTGTAACTGGAAATGGAAAAGCAGCAAAAGAGCAAGTAGCTTTTATGGTTAAAAAACTTTTAGGAATAAAAAAAGAGATAAAACCACTTGATATAACTGATGCTATTGCGATTGCTTTAACTCATGCTCAAAGATTAAAAAATTAA